Genomic window (Nitrosopumilus sp.):
TAGGAAAACAAGATCTTGAAGACAAGATTGCCAAATTAGAAGCAAAATTAAGTGAACTTTCTACTAAGTTAGAGGAAAAGCCAGCTGAGGTAAAGCCAGCTGAGGTAAAGCCAGCTGAGGTAAAGCCTGCAACAACAAAACCAAAAGGTGTTCTACCAAAAGGATTTGAAAAATCAGCAGAAGCTCCTAAACCACAGGAGGCACCAAAGCCAGCAGAAAAACCAGCTGAGGTAAAGCCTGCAACAACAAAACCAAAAGGTGTTCTACCAAAAGGATTTGAAAAATCAGCAGAAGCTCCTAAACCACAGGAGGCACCAAAGCCAGCAGAAAAACCAGCTGAGGTAAAGCCTGCAACAACAAAACCAAAAGGTGTTCTACCAAAAGGATTTGAAAAATCAGCAGAAGCTCCTAAACCACAGGAGGCACCAAAGCCAGCTGAGACTACGTCACAACTTCCCGTAACAGTACAAGCAGCATTAGAAAATGCATACATGAATGCTCCAATGACTTCTTTCCATGATTACAGAGCAAAAGTAACTGGTTATTCTCCAGCTCCTAACAGATACTTTGTTAGATTACATGCTCCTGTAGGAAAAGTTCCAACTAAAAATTGGAATGATCAAAAAGTAACAGTAACTGGTTACACAGCAGCATCAAACCAATACTTTGCAACAAGAGCTAGAATGGCATATCATCCTGCTGACAAAAGATTTGGAAGTTTTAGTGGGGTAAACATGAGTGTTGAAGGGGTTGCTGCACAAGCACAACAGGCACCAGAACCACCAAAGCCACAGGAAGCACCAAAGCCTAAAAAAGGAACACTTCCAAAAGGTTTCTAATTCAATTATATTCTTTATTTTCTATTTTTAGTAATACTATTTTATGATATTTTTTTACATTGTTTATGCCACCAAAAATTCCATGTCCTAACTGTATGCAAAAAGAATGGCTTGAAAATCCTGAATTGAATTACCTCCCAAGAGTAACTAGATTAGAAAATGGCAAATATGTGGCCGATACAGACAACGGGATTCACGTTAAATTGTGGAGATGTAATAATTGCATGTATGTAATGCAATTTTGGGAACATGACTAATTCAAAATGTACTAGTTTAGAGAGTAATTTAAAAATTCAAATTTTTACAGATTCCGCTTTAATTTTATGAATTATTTTAATTTGGAATTTGTTTTGAACAAAATGTAAATAAACAATGCAATATCAACTCTAAAGAGATGGTAGAAAAACGAAAAGCAAATACAAAGAAAGATCTTGAAGACAAGATTGCCAAATTAGAAGCAAAACTAAATCAACTTTCTACTAAGTTAGCGGAAAAGCCTGCGGAGGTAAAGCCAGCTGAGGTAAAGCCAGCTGAGGTAAAGCCAGCTGAGGTAAAGCCAGCTGAGGTAAAGCCTGCGGAGGTAAAGCCTGCAACAACAAAACCAAAAGGTGTTCTACCAAAAGGATTTGAAAAATCAGCAGAAGCTCCTAAACCACAGGAGGCACCAAAGCCAGCTGAGACTACGTCACAACTTCCCGTAACAGTACAAGCAGCATTAGAAAATGCATACATGAATGCTCCAATGACTTCTTTCCATGATTACAGAGCAAAAGTAACTGGTTATTCTCCAGCTCCTAACAGATACTTTGTTAGATTACATGCTCCTGTAGGAAAAGTTCCAACTAAAAATTGGAATGATCAAAAAGTAACAGTAACTGGTTACACAGCAGCATCAAACCAATACTTTGCAACAAGAGCTAGAATGGCATATCATCCTGCTGACAAAAGATTTGGAAGTTTTAGTGGGGTAAACATGAGTGTTGAAGGGGTTGCTGCACAAGCACAACAGGCACCAGAACCACCAAAGCCACAGGAAGCACCAAAGCCTAAAAAAGGAACACTTCCAAAAAATACAGAACAAACACCACCTCCACAACAAAATACATCCAGTAAAGATGAAGGCAAATCAAGAAAACAACAACTCGAAGAATATGAAAAGGAATATTTGCAAAGAATTGAACAACAACAGACTGAAGAAGAGGAAGCATATCAAGAAGTTATTGAAGCAGAAGCAAAACCTAGATCTCAGCAAACCCGTGGTAGTTTACCAAAAGGGTTTGAACCAAAACCAAAACCTGAGCAACCAAAACAATCTAGAGGTACACTGCCAAAAGGTTTCTAATTTTTCAACAATCTTTTTCTTATTTTTAATTTGAATTTAAAAAATCATTTAGCACTTCTTGTGAATGTCCCTTAGGTTTTACTTTTGGATATATTTTGAAAATTTTTCCTTTCTCATTTACTAAGAATGTAGATCTATTCACTCCCATGTATTCTCGACCCATGAATTTTTTTTTACCCCAAACCCCAAACATTTTTGAGATTTCTTTATCAGTATCTGCTAATAAAGGGAATGTGATTCCCATTTTATCACAGAATTTCTTATGAGATTCAACATCATCGGGACTAATACCAATAATTTCAATTCCTTCCTTTTGGAATTTTTTGTAATCTTTTGAAAATTCATCAGCTTCTGTAGTACATCCAGGTGTGAAGTCTTTCGGATAAAAGTAAATCACATGTTTTTTACCCTTAAAGTCATTAGATTTTACTTTGTTACCATTAGCATCATGTACCTCAAATTTTGGAACAGAGTCACCTTCAGAAACCATATACAAACAAATGGTTTTACCTATAATTAATTACTTTTTGAGATCTTTTGAGCCAAAATATAGTTCGAATCTTTTATATGGATACAGGATTGGTTTTGCTTAATGGTTAATCCACGAGCATACCTTGCTGAAGCAATTGCAACTTATGGATTAGTATTCTTTGGTCCACTTTCAGTGATTTTGGCAATTGCATCATTTGGAGAAGAATTAACAACACAATCAGTATTGTTTATTTCTCTTGGACATGGAGGGGCCATCGCTTTGATGGTTTATGCATTTGGACATGTCTCAGGTGCTCATATCAACCCTGCAGTTACTATTCCAATGATGATTACAAAGAAAATTGGAATTGTTGATGGAATTGGATATATCGTTTCACAGCTTATTGGTGCTGTAGCAGCAGCAGCAACACTTTGGGTAATTTTACCTGATCTTGGAGCTAAAGTTAACTTTGCAACTCAAGGTGGTCCAAGTGATTTAATCAATAATAGTATTGCATCTGGATTTGCAATAGAGGCAATTTTGACATTCTTCTTAGTTACAGTAATTTTTATGACTGCAGTTCACAAAAAAGCATCTCCTGGATGGCATGGTTTTACAATTGGAGGAATGGTTTTCCTAATTCACCTAATCGCAGTGCCTCTAACTGGTGCATCAGTTAATCCTGCAAGAACATTTGGTCCGGCATTAATCTCTGGGTTCTGGGAATTCCATTGGATGTATTGGGCAGCACCAATTTTGGGTGGTATTATTGCAGGTCTAATCATGAACTATGTCTTTGTCAAAAAGGCAGAGCAAGAAGCATAATCCTAACATTTTTAAAAATTTGAATTTTAGTTTTTCAGTATGAGTTCAGATAAAGATATTTCGCAAATGTTTCATTCTGAATCTCTCAAACTTCATAACCTAATTGATATTGCAAATACCAAAACAGATATGGATATTCATGAGATTGTTGAAACATATTATCAAGTCATGAATGTTTCTTCTATTGCAACTATGCTAAAACAACAGACTGAATCTGAAGAATTATTAAACAAAATCCGAGAAACTGAAAAAATAATTTCTGAAAAATTTAACTCTAATATTCATCCTAAAATTCTGACAAGTTTATCTACCTCAATTCAAGAAACAACTAAAACTTTACAATCTGAAAACGTTAATAAAAAATCAAAAGAACAAATTGAAAATGATGCGAAACTGTTTGAAGAATTACGCCAAAAAATGAGCACTAAAGAATTTGTTCAACAATATGATACTGGAATTACTCATGATTGAAGAACTTGCAAAAAAAATAGTTGAACTAAAAAATGAATTTGCAAAATCTTATGACGGAAAAAGCCAAATTCAGGAAATTATTCCAAAATCAAGTTCAGAGACATTCCCAATTATGGACCATCATTTGGAATTACTGCATCAATTTGCGACAAAAAATCCAATCTATTATAATTTTTTTGAGAAAAAAATAGGTTCAGTGGATTGTATTGTGTATGAAGGAGACATTAACAAATTTTGGCTCAACAGCATTCAACATAGCTCAAGTAAAGCTCCTTTTTCACCCACATGGATAGTGTCAGGATACATTATCACATTACTTGCAAAAGAATTGGGGTATTCTGAAGTAATCGATATTGGTTCAGGTGATGGCCGTATCGCATTTTGTGCAAAAATATTGGATATGGAATCTTACAGTATCGAATTAGATGAAATACTAGTAGACTTGCAAAAACTTTTGAGCGACAAACTTGATTTTCACCCATACTGCTCTGACGCTTTAAAGTTTGATTATGATTCATTAAATTTTAAACATCCAATTTTTTTCATCGGAGGTCTTGCTCAAATGGGAGGGACTGCTTTAGCTGCAGGAGTATTACAAAAGATAAATTCAATTTCTCATCTTAAGAACAATTCTGGTTGGGTCTTTGCAGGTACATTTTCTCAAAAATATGCATCAGATCCAAAGAATGAAGGTGGGTGGGGGACATTTATTGAAAAAAATAATCTTAGATCAATTAAGATTATTTCTTTGCCTACTGCATGGACTTTTCACGAATCTGATCCAACTCCCTACATATTTTCTCAATCAATTTGACTGATAGCAATCCAAATTAAGCGGAAATCTCCCAAACTTTTTGGACTCGTTGCATAGCTTGGATAGTGCGAACGCTTGCGGAGCGTTAGGTCGCCGGTTCAAGTCCGGTCGGGTCCGTTTTAATACTGTTCATTTATTGTTCCATGGATTTTTTTTTGAATTAAACTTGTAATGGCATTATAATCTTCAAAACAATTGGTTACTTTGTTGTTAATTTACAAGAAATTTCTGTATTGAGATACAAACCATAACAGATTCGAACCATGATTTAATTTATTGTCAAAGATACTTGGGGATTATTTGAAACCGTGAAAAATGTAGTCATAGTAGATCTAACAATAAAAAGAAGTTCAAATTAAGTAGGAGCACAATGTGTATGGGGATATAGTTAAGACATTAGAAACAATACCCACGTGTAAATATGAATCTCAGAAAATAGAAGTTCTATGATATGATGATGTTTCTTAATTCATCTAGCGAGTTAACCAAAAAATCAGGATTTTCTTCTATCAGTGCATCTTTAGTGTTATACCCCACAATGTAACTATGATCAATACGAGATAGACTATTTCAAAATGTTAATCAAATATTTGTAAATTATTTTCCAATTTCTCGGGCACATTGTGATGAGCACGTTGAGTTATTATACAAACTTTCATATTCTCTATTGCAATGAATGCAGGTTCTAAAAGTCATGTATTCTTTACACATTCATGGTATAAAAGATAAATCATTAGTAAATGAATATGTCTATTTGTATTTCCATAAGAATAAGCAAAAATACTGTTGTTATTATATTATATTCCAATTGAATTTCTTAAATTCATTATTAAAATTTGTAGAGGCAATAAAATTATTTTTAATTAAATGAATTCATCGATAATATAATACAGAACAATTTAGAAAAACATTAATTCTTAAAATTGGAAAAATATATTTTTAATTTTGACATTATGTTAAGTAAGATTACATTTAATCCCTGTAAAAAGAGGGGTTGTTAGCCTATTTCTCTGTTTTAGATGCTTCTTCTTTTTTAGGTTCTTCTTTTTTATCGTCGTTAGCGACTATTGTTGTTTTTGTTTCTTTATTTTCCATACTATATAGTATATCATAGTGAATATATACTAACGTATTCAAATTTATAGTTAATCAAAAAATATATAGAAATTTAGGCGTAAAATTACGCAATTAAGCCGGTATATATCCATGTCAAGTCCAGTAGAACCATGTTCGAAAAAATAATTAAAAAATTGAAAGGTGGTTCTTGTGAAACCAAAGTAGCAGATGATGTAAATGCATTCGGAGAATCTGAAAAGACAAAAGAGGATACAACAAAATGAAATACCAATGCAGAGATTGCAGTTTTAACTGGCAAGGTTACTCAGATACTTTTGATAAAGTACTCATACATGAAAAAACTCATTTGAAAAAATAAGTGAGCATTCACTTTGATATTTGCATAATTCTAAATAAAATGTCATGTAGATGTGAAGTTTGCAGTACTCCAAAGGCTACAAATATTGATCAAATAAATTGTGATGACAAGTTAAAATCTAAAACATATAGTAATTTACTGTGTGCATAAAGTTGGGTCATCTAATCATAAATAATTTAACAATCATCATGATTCTAAATGATGATGATCAGGATGATACTTAGTGTATACTAATTTTACGTATCTTTAATACAAAGAATGCTTCAGTACACACATGAGAAATAACTCTTGCAGAAAATGCGGTTATAAAATGGACGTACATCAGAATTGCCATGAATGTAAAAAACCAATTGAGTTTATTTGCCACAAATGCAACACCCATACAGATAAAGAAATTCATTCTGATTGCATAATTCAAAAGGTACTTGTAAAGGCGTAAGAAAGTTTTTGACAATTTTACAAAATATTGAAGAGATAAAATTAATCTGCCGTAATTGCAATGCATTAAGATTTGTAACTGATGAGATAACAGGTGAAATCACTTGTTCTAGATGCGGTTGTGTATTTACAGAAAATTCTGAAGATAGAGGAATGGAACGCAGAAACTTTTCAGACATTACTGACAATACAAGAACAGGGCCAGGCATATCACTAAAAAGACATGACAAGGGTCTTTTTACAATAATCGGGGCACAAAACAAGGATTCTGTTGTAAAATCACTTTCAGCAAAGACATCTCAAACATTTGGAAGATTGCGAAAATGGGACAGTAGGTCACAGACAAAAAATTCCGCAGACAGGAACCTGTTACTTGCACTTCAAGAACTAGACAAAACACAATCAAAATTAGCCCTTTCAGATACGGTGATTGAAAGAGCAGCCCTCTTTTACAGAAAGGCCTCTGAGAAGAATCTCATTCGTGGAAGAACTGTAAAATCAATTACTGCAGCATGCCTGTATGCGTCATGCAGGGATTTAGAACATAATAGAACCCTTACAGAAATTGCCGAAATGTTTGCAGTATCTAGAAAAGAGATTGCAAGATCATATCGTATACTGTTTAGAGAACTAGGCTTTGTGACATCCATAGCAGATCCAATAAAATCCATCACCAAGATAGCAAGCAAGATTGGAATAAAGGAAAAAACAATACGAAAAGCAGTACAGATTTTAGATGCAGCCCAAGATGCAGGAATCGTAGCCGGTAAAAATCCTGAAATTATTGCGGCAACTGCAATTTATGCTGCATGTGTCATAACAGGAGATGCAAAATCACAAATTGCAATATCTGAAGCTGCAGGTACTAGTACAGTTTCAATTAGAACCAGAGTTTCAGAATTTAAAACAAAACTAGGTCTGTTTTCCACGCTAAACTAATAGTCAAAAATTATGATGAAAAAATTTACAGTGCACCGTAATAATTTCCAGAAAATCATATCATACACAAAATGACTAGTATGAGAATATCCCCCAATGGTACTAACATTCCAGGTCACTATCGAGAATGTGAAGAAGGAAGTTGTTCGCGGTTGATACCATGTCCACATATTAGATGCCAGGAGCATCGAACTGATATGGCAATAAAAGATTGGACTGTACAACATATTGAATCATGAAAAATATGTCAATTAATGATCAATTAATGAAAAAGGATTCTAAAATAAAATTATCAGAAGATGATTTTGTTTTGGTTGGAATGAACTACAATTATTATATGATTCCAAGACTTGCATATCACAAAGATGATCTTGTAGGCCTAAAAGAGCAGATCCTCAAAAATCAAAAATTGAATGAGGAACTAAGGGCAGTTTGGAATGATGGAATGCATGGGATATTTGCTGATGAAATTGCAGTGATAATGGAGAAATATTTTGGCAAAAGAACAGAATAGTGATAAATCTAGTACATCAAAAGATGCAGAATTTAAGATATCTCTCTCAAGTGAAGATATTGATAAAATTGATGAAAAAATCAGGAACGGAGATGATGATGATGAAACACAAAAGTGTAGCCTTGTTAGTGGAGTGGTTTTGATTAATACATGTACAAATTGCGGCAATAAATTCAAACCCGTAAACAGTATGATTTGGGAATCATTATGTGATTTGTGTCTGGGAAAAAAATAAAACCTGATTGAGAATGAGACACTTATCTCAGAATTAAGGTAACTTTTGATTTGATTTTAAATAAAATATATCTAATTTTTAAAAAAATTATATTTGTGTGCTTGATGAACCTGAAAAATGAACGCTATTGTAACAAGTCTGATCGAATCAGTCTAAGTCTATTAGTCCTAAAATAATTTCGGCACATAAATCCCAAGATAACTTAATCCAGAACAACAATAGATTTTTTGTAGAGAAAAGTTAGCAATATAATCAGGTTAGGGTATTTTTTAAAATATCATAGTTTAAAAAAAACTAGTAGCCTTCTTCCCCAGGAAAAAGAAGACACCAATAGTTTGCATTAGTTTTTGCAGATTTCTTTTGGCCCACTTTGCAGGGTCCAAAGACATTTCCACTATCTAATTCTGATTGATAGTTGGGAACTCTTTGAATCTGTTTGACTATTGCAGGTGTTACAAAAAAGGAATGTACTTGTTGATTGTTCACATCAAATGTCTCTACAGTATCTATGACATTATAGTCTGTCATTCCGTCTTCTCCAATTGCATCCTTTGGAGTGTATGGTGACGGCTTGCCTCTGTTAGTTCGAAAGTCCTTGATGTTGATGATTTTGCCTAAAATCTTTCCGATTCCTATTGCTTTGGTTTGTTCCTGTGGTTTGTTGTAATCACCCAAGTTGATTTGAGTTTGTGTCGTTTTGTTCATTTGTGATTCTACTTGTAATGTGAAGAAATTCTAAATGAGTTATCTCTTTCATGAATTGATGACGTCAGGTCAATGACAATTCCACATATTACTATGACTTTACAATTGCTCTACCAGTACGAGAGTGACTGCCAATAATACTAGAATAGAAGAGACAGTTAATTGTTATCGCAAACACTTGTTTCTTTGATTTTCATTCATGAAAATTGCCTTGTTTTTTTTATTACTGAGAGAATAAGCAGAATTATGAAAATTGCCAAAGACTATCTTAATACCCCACGAACTATCAAATCTAATTCAAATCTGGATGAGGTTTTAAAAAAGATCATAGATGAGAAAAAAAGTCGTCTTTTAATCACCGATAATGGAAAAATCACGGGGATTGTAACTGAAAAGGATTTAGGGTTATTCCTACTCAGCGACAACAGTGAACGAAGACTAGATGAAATTCCTTTATCTGAAATTGCGATAAAAATAATTTCAGTGGACGAAAAAACAGAGCTTGATGAATGTGCTAGTGTTATGTTGAAAAAGGGAATCGGTTCATTGGTTATTACATCAAATAATAATATTGTTGGAATTTTGACAAAAACAGATCTCGTAAGATATTTCACTAAAACTCATTCTGGAAAAAAAATTGTAGGTGAATACATGTCTCCATACTATGCTTGGCAATATTCTGACACTCCTTTGTATAAAGTAGTGTTGAAAATGATCAATGAAAAAATTTCACGAGTTATAATACGAAATCATGATGAAATACCAGTTGGAATCGTAACGTTTAGAGATTTATTCAAACTTGCACTTAGATTAGGTGAACAAGACGACATACTTGATAACACTGATCCTGTAATCTCGGTAATTTTTCCAAGAAAGGGTTTCATATCTAATTCTGGTTTTGGTGGAGCTACCAAGATTGATGAAATAATGAATACTGACATTATTTCAGTAGATTACGATGATGATTTAGCAAAAACAGGTAAATTAATGTTAGAGAAAAATATCAATGGTGTTGGTGTTTTATCTGGACATGGAAATATCATTGGAATTATCAGTAAAACAGATATTATGAAAGCTCTAGCTTTTCTAAAATGATCATATTTTGGTTTTTATGCTAAATGGAATTAGCATATTTAAAATAATATTTTAAGTGTGCCTAACTTGTCTGCTAAAAATCACAAAACTATCTAAAACTCTAATAATTCCACATATAGTAAGGAAGCATTGGATTACGAAAAATTTTGTTCGCAAATTTTAGAGGCAGAACCTAAAATTCGATTTGCGACTGTTTATGATGAATGGGCCGCTCATGTAGGTGGAGGTATGCGAAAAGGTTTAAAGAATTTACTTTCAGAGCATGCAGAAAATGAATTAGTCAATCTATCTGTTCTAGATTGGAAGGCAAGAAAGGACATGGCAAAATGGCTTGGTAAAACCATCTACACTTTGGCAGAATATGATAAGGTAAAGCGATTTTCATTTTATTTGGGAGATGAACATTTACTTCTTGTTAGTACTGAAAGAGATTGTAATACCAACGACATAGTTGAGAAAGTGATTCAACTATATTATGAAAACCAAGAATAACTAATTAATTTTTAGTTGATTTTAATTGATGTTCCATCAATTTTTTTTGGAATTTTAATTTCTAATCTTCCTTTTTCAAACTTGGAGGTGATTTTTTTACTGTCTATTTTGCCAGGTAACGAAACTGATTTTTTAAAATACTCAAATTTTGTAATTTTACCTAGTTTTTCTTCTGAATATGTCTCTTTTAGCTTTGCCTCTACGGTGATAGTATTTTGATTAAAAATAACATTAATGTTTTCGCTACCAACCATCGGAAGATCAAATTCCACCATCCAGTAATTCTCATACTCCCTTAGAGATGAAAGTGGTGAAAGACTTCTTTGTTCAATATCATCTAGTATTGGCGTCATAAATGGTAGTGTCATTTTAAATTCAAAATCATTGTTCCTCATATTATCACCTGTAGATTTGAGGGGCCCTCGTACCTTGTTCTTGATTATGCTGTAGTGTTCTAATTGTTTCTTCCATTAAATTCCTATATTGAATTCGAAGCTTGTCCATGCGGTTTTGAATATCTTGTGTTTCTATTTGTACATCTAAAATTTTTGCAAGTGTTTCTATTGCAATAATTGATGCTTCCGGATCTGGAAAGAATGGATGGCATTCTGCATAGAGTATTAGTACGGGGATCTTTAACTTTCTGAAAACTGAAATTATGGCAGCATCCACTCCAAAAATATTCCCTTCTAAAAATTTTGGAATTTCGTTGTTGTATAGGATATTTTCCAGTATTTGATCAGTAACAAGACCGTATAGTTTCAGAGTCTCTTTTGATTGATTTATTGAACCCATTCCACTAACAATTATTATTTTTTTTATTCCATTTTTTTGGCAAAACTTATGAGCAGCATAAGCAAATCCTTCTGCTAAATATTGATTAAATGGTACTTCTGATATGACAATGAAGATATTTTTCTTATTGTAAACTCTTATGGGTCCAAGAATCTTTCCTTCCTCTACAAACAAAGCTGCCGGAAGATCTTTGACGTCAATTTCTCCAACATACTTCATTTTTAGATGATGAATAAGATAAGATATTGAAAAAGTGCCAACTAGGCCATTACTTGGAAAACCTACAAGTAACGTATTTTCTTGAGGATCCGGTTTTGTAATATTCATTAGATTTTCCTCAACAGATGTTGGTAATAAAAAAGACATCCATTCTCAAAAATGAGATCAACTAAAACAATATAATTAATTCTATAATAATTAGGTAATATCATGATAAATCCAGAGTTGATAAAACTACTTGAAACAAATAATATTTTAGACATTCTTAGAGAATCTGTTGTATATCAATTACAAAAAATTCACAGTGTTGAAAAAACAAATGAGGGGCGTGATTGGTATCAAGAACTACCTGCAATCGTAAGAACAAAATTTGATTGCTACAAAGCCGATTATGAGAATCTTTCAAGAATTCTCAACTCAGAATATGATCAAATGATGACTGAAATGAACAAGGGGTACTATTATTGGAGATTAGTACGTTCAGCATGTAATACATATCAAAATGATTTGGTAGAATACGATCAACAATTAAATCAAGAATTCAACATGCAAAAGACTGAGGCAATTTCAGACAACACTGTACTTCATGAATGCATTGGTGTTTTAGATCAACATGCAATTGATAAATAGAATTATCTTAAATGAATTCTGCATAGTCAGTGGATTAATTCACGGTTGAATCTTTTTATGAGATTATATTAAATGAAACATGTGGAAGTAAAATCAGAAAAATCAATCAAGGAGTATCTAAGAGCCCTTCCTGATGATACCATAATCAAATACTATCTTGATGTAGAGTATAGTCCATTTCCTATTTTACTAATGGAAGAATATACAAGAAGATTCAAGCGTAAGACTAAAGGTCAGATCATCAAGGATCTAAAGTTACAAACACGTCTTGCACAAAAGAAAACCCAGGATTTAGGCAAAATGGCAAAAAAATACAAGATTTTAGATGATATTACTAGAGAAAAGTCTGAAGAAGTAATTCAACATGCAAAAAAAAGTGGGTATCACATTAGCAAAACAATTGCCAAAAAGGGTTCTATCATAGGATCAAAACTAAAAAAGAAAACAAGATCTGGTATAAGATCTGGCATAAATGCCGGAAAGAATCTTCAAGATTCTTCACAAAAGGAATTGGATTTATTAAAAAAACTCGGAGATTTGAAAAAATCTGGAATTATAACAAATAAAGAGTTCCAAGAAAAAAAGAAAAAAATTCTTGCCAAGGTATAGACTTGCAAATCCTTCCGGGTGACAGGTTCTACTGATGAATCAAAAGACGAATAGAATGAAATTAGTAAATTTAGAATATACTTGAGTGGATTAAATGAATATTTTACAAATTTCTTAAATATCATTATTTTGAAGGTAAACAATGAGTCGTGAAGATTTCAATAAATCCTCTATCCTAGTCAAAGACATTATGACAAAGGCTTTGATCTCAGTGAATTTGAGTACTATCTCATTTCAAATTGCTAAAATGATGCAACAAGGAGGAATAGGAGCAATAATTGTCAAGGAAAATGAAAATCCTGTTGGCGTTGTAACAGATAGAGATTTTGCTACAAGAATTGCAGCAAACAAGCTCCCCTTTGAAACTCCAGCAGAAAAGATAATGTCTTCGCCGCTAATTTCAATTAATCATGATAGTACAATATCTGAAGCAGCGGAAATGATGAATAGTAAGAAAATCAGAAAACTTGCAGTTACTGAAAATAATAAAATCATTGGAATTATCACATCAACTGACTTGGTAAATCAGCTTGCAAAATAACTAAAATGTTCTAGTCTTTCTAAGAAACACGGTTACTGACACCATATAGCAAACTGTTGCAATTATTTCAGAAATTATTGATGCAAGATACGGTTCTATTCCAATTTCAAGAAAATAATACAGTGTTGGCCATCTTATCACAAGATATACTATCTCACCTAGCCCAAAAGATGAGATTAATGCAAATAATTCTTTTTTGATTAAATTAGATTTCATTCCCCTGTATCGTTCAATATTATCCCAATAAAACAAACTAGAGAAAATTCCAAAGTATACGACATAACCAACAATGATGGTAATTGTTGCAGTAAGATAATTATCGTAATCAGATAATAATTGCGCAGTTACTGCGGATAT
Coding sequences:
- a CDS encoding trans-sialidase; protein product: MVEKRKANTKKDLEDKIAKLEAKLNQLSTKLAEKPAEVKPAEVKPAEVKPAEVKPAEVKPAEVKPATTKPKGVLPKGFEKSAEAPKPQEAPKPAETTSQLPVTVQAALENAYMNAPMTSFHDYRAKVTGYSPAPNRYFVRLHAPVGKVPTKNWNDQKVTVTGYTAASNQYFATRARMAYHPADKRFGSFSGVNMSVEGVAAQAQQAPEPPKPQEAPKPKKGTLPKNTEQTPPPQQNTSSKDEGKSRKQQLEEYEKEYLQRIEQQQTEEEEAYQEVIEAEAKPRSQQTRGSLPKGFEPKPKPEQPKQSRGTLPKGF
- the bcp gene encoding thioredoxin-dependent thiol peroxidase, with product MVSEGDSVPKFEVHDANGNKVKSNDFKGKKHVIYFYPKDFTPGCTTEADEFSKDYKKFQKEGIEIIGISPDDVESHKKFCDKMGITFPLLADTDKEISKMFGVWGKKKFMGREYMGVNRSTFLVNEKGKIFKIYPKVKPKGHSQEVLNDFLNSN
- a CDS encoding aquaporin, translated to MVNPRAYLAEAIATYGLVFFGPLSVILAIASFGEELTTQSVLFISLGHGGAIALMVYAFGHVSGAHINPAVTIPMMITKKIGIVDGIGYIVSQLIGAVAAAATLWVILPDLGAKVNFATQGGPSDLINNSIASGFAIEAILTFFLVTVIFMTAVHKKASPGWHGFTIGGMVFLIHLIAVPLTGASVNPARTFGPALISGFWEFHWMYWAAPILGGIIAGLIMNYVFVKKAEQEA
- the tfb gene encoding transcription initiation factor IIB (stabilizes TBP binding to an archaeal box-A promoter; responsible for recruiting RNA polymerase II to the pre-initiation complex), which translates into the protein MTILQNIEEIKLICRNCNALRFVTDEITGEITCSRCGCVFTENSEDRGMERRNFSDITDNTRTGPGISLKRHDKGLFTIIGAQNKDSVVKSLSAKTSQTFGRLRKWDSRSQTKNSADRNLLLALQELDKTQSKLALSDTVIERAALFYRKASEKNLIRGRTVKSITAACLYASCRDLEHNRTLTEIAEMFAVSRKEIARSYRILFRELGFVTSIADPIKSITKIASKIGIKEKTIRKAVQILDAAQDAGIVAGKNPEIIAATAIYAACVITGDAKSQIAISEAAGTSTVSIRTRVSEFKTKLGLFSTLN
- a CDS encoding CBS domain-containing protein, giving the protein MKIAKDYLNTPRTIKSNSNLDEVLKKIIDEKKSRLLITDNGKITGIVTEKDLGLFLLSDNSERRLDEIPLSEIAIKIISVDEKTELDECASVMLKKGIGSLVITSNNNIVGILTKTDLVRYFTKTHSGKKIVGEYMSPYYAWQYSDTPLYKVVLKMINEKISRVIIRNHDEIPVGIVTFRDLFKLALRLGEQDDILDNTDPVISVIFPRKGFISNSGFGGATKIDEIMNTDIISVDYDDDLAKTGKLMLEKNINGVGVLSGHGNIIGIISKTDIMKALAFLK
- a CDS encoding Hsp20/alpha crystallin family protein, which translates into the protein MRNNDFEFKMTLPFMTPILDDIEQRSLSPLSSLREYENYWMVEFDLPMVGSENINVIFNQNTITVEAKLKETYSEEKLGKITKFEYFKKSVSLPGKIDSKKITSKFEKGRLEIKIPKKIDGTSIKIN
- a CDS encoding PAC2 family protein; this encodes MNITKPDPQENTLLVGFPSNGLVGTFSISYLIHHLKMKYVGEIDVKDLPAALFVEEGKILGPIRVYNKKNIFIVISEVPFNQYLAEGFAYAAHKFCQKNGIKKIIIVSGMGSINQSKETLKLYGLVTDQILENILYNNEIPKFLEGNIFGVDAAIISVFRKLKIPVLILYAECHPFFPDPEASIIAIETLAKILDVQIETQDIQNRMDKLRIQYRNLMEETIRTLQHNQEQGTRAPQIYR